The following proteins are encoded in a genomic region of Gossypium hirsutum isolate 1008001.06 chromosome D05, Gossypium_hirsutum_v2.1, whole genome shotgun sequence:
- the LOC107902234 gene encoding probable disease resistance protein At1g52660 — protein sequence MEYVEPVVVIANCLGTPVCKYLQYYRKLNDYVRNFKRIRDELNCKMEDIELQLKAELLRPLGKIPKKEVENWLKDVKEMIREAQVVENKVSNGRYLCRACNGKLVDEKTREMKEFLDKAPNASEGLAIDGPSGGLPLPTSELVGEEAVRNEIWACLMQEEVSKIGVWGMGGVGKTTIMKHIHNDLLKEQRFKRVIWVTISKEFNVMKVQDNIASALESKEYLDKEEDKLRRAAILSEMLKNAGKHVLILDDAWDKVSLEEVGIPEPSGSNGCKLVLTARSEHVCKYMGCKVIKVKPLSEEKALILFLNKVGPNIVQSPTIMPTLKLVVKECSGLPLTIVVVAGTMKGEDNPRICKNAGELKEE from the coding sequence ATGGAGTACGTAGAGCCTGTTGTTGTCATTGCAAATTGTCTCGGAACACCTGTTTGTAAATACTTGCAATATTACAGAAAGCTGAACGATTATGTGAGAAACTTCAAGAGGATCAGAGATGAATTGAATTGCAAAATGGAAGATATAGAGCTGCAATTGAAAGCAGAGCTTCTTCGTCCTCTGGGGAAGATACCGAAGAAGGAAGTTGAAAATTGGTTGAAAGATGTGAAAGAGATGATTAGGGAAGCACAAGTTGTTGAAAACAAAGTCAGTAACGGGAGATATCTCTGTCGTGCTTGCAACGGGAAGCTGGTTGATGAAAAGACTCGAgaaatgaaggaatttcttgataaagCTCCTAATGCCTCTGAAGGTCTTGCCATAGATGGTCCAAGCGGTGGGTTGCCGCTGCCAACATCAGAACTAGTTGGAGAGGAAGCTGTCAGAAATGAGATTTGGGCATGTTTGATGCAGGAGGAGGTGAGCAAGATTGGAGTTTGGGGGATGGGCGGTGTGGGTAAAACCACTATCATGAAGCACATTCACAATGATCTTTTGAAAGAACAAAGATTCAAAAGGGTAATCTGGGTTACCATATCAAAGGAGTTCAATGTAATGAAGGTACAAGATAATATTGCAAGTGCGTTGGAGTCAAAGGAGTATTTAGACAAAGAAGAGGACAAGCTCAGACGAGCTGCAATCTTGTCAGAAATGCTAAAGAACGCAGGAAAGCATGTTCTAATCCTAGATGATGCGTGGGATAAAGTCTCTCTAGAGGAAGTTGGGATCCCTGAGCCGAGTGGCAGCAATGGCTGCAAGTTGGTGTTGACAGCCCGTTCGGAGCATGTCTGTAAGTATATGGGTTGTAAGGTGATAAAAGTGAAGCCCCTTTCAGAAGAAAAGGCATTGATACTATTCTTGAATAAAGTTGGACCTAACATAGTTCAAAGTCCAACTATAATGCCTACGTTGAAGCTTGTTGTCAAGGAATGTTCGGGTCTACCTCTTACAATTGTCGTGGTAGCTGGTACCATGAAAGGAGAAGATAACCCCCGTATTTGTAAAAATGCAGGGGAATTGAAAGAGGAATAG
- the LOC107902233 gene encoding uncharacterized protein, whose amino-acid sequence MPCLSVLNLSSTKIKSLPNSISVLKNLTTLLLCYCEELRDLPCLSMLQELKKLDLSWTNIEEVPEGMDMLIKIRYLGLQVFTPKEIPAGLLPKLVHLQHLSFDVDNEKTSLKAEEMEPLKKLECLTGRFEDIGELNKFISSMQQSKKNLIEYYLLVGPYIMGRGREKTATIGEVENWEGELIMHPIEIQLLNIVNCDYLRSLVDDNSSFKNAIDLKVCGIWGCEGIECVVSVSSFASFSAQPFQSLEVLYLRDLPKLSALIMKDEGIGSATTSTLAPSATFSHLKKLR is encoded by the coding sequence ATGCCTTGTCTTAGTGTTCTGAATTTGTCCTCTACGAAGATCAAAAGTTTACCAAATTCCATTTCTGTACTAAAGAACCTCACAACATTGTTGCTTTGTTATTGTGAAGAATTAAGAGATCTACCATGTCTTTCGATGCTTCAAGAATTGAAGAAGTTGGATCTAAGTTGGACTAATATTGAGGAAGTACCAGAAGGCATGGATATGCTGATAAAGATAAGATATCTTGGTCTTCAAGTGTTCACTCCGAAAGAGATACCCGCTGGACTTTTACCAAAACTCGTTCACCTTCAGCACTTGAGTTTTGATGTGGACAATGAAAAAACAAGTCTAAAAGCAGAGGAGATGGAACCATTGAAGAAGTTGGAGTGCTTAACCGGACGTTTTGAAGACATCGGTGAATTGAATAAGTTCATCTCCTCAATGCAACAAAGTAAGAAAAATCTCATCGAGTACTATTTACTGGTGGGCCCATATATTATGGGTCGTGGAAGGGAGAAAACAGCAACAATTGGAGAAGTCGAGAATTGGGAAGGTGAGTTAATTATGCACCCAATTGAAATTCAACTGTTGAATATTGTAAACTGCGACTATTTGAGAAGCTTAGTCGATGATAATTCTTCCTTCAAAAATGCGATTGACTTGAAGGTTTGTGGTATTTGGGGGTGTGAAGGGATAGAGTGTGTTGTTTCCGTGTCCTCTTTTGCCTCTTTTTCCGCTCAGCCATTTCAGAGCCTCGAGGTGTTATATCTTCGAGATCTGCCAAAGTTAAGTGCCCTTATTATGAAAGATGAAGGAATTGGTTCAGCAACAACATCAACATTGGCTCCGTCTGCCACCTTTTCCCATCTCAAAAAATTAAGATAG